DNA from Corynebacterium aurimucosum ATCC 700975:
GCAGTATGGCCCCAAACCGCCGACGCCTGCGCAGCAGGCGCGCTTCCAGCAGGGCGATGCCGTTACGGACATGTGGCCCGTCACCACGCAATTTCCAGCGCAGCGCCCCACCTACACGGTGCCCGGCAAAGATGACCCGAGCGCCCCAACGAACTCGCAATAGCGTAGAATAGCCGGTCTGAAAGCTTTCACACTTCATCCCAGGAGGACTCCGTGCCACCAAAGGTCACAGATACTCAGCCCGCCGCTGATCAGACTCATGCAGTAGAGGAAGAGACCGCTCGCGCCGCGCGTCGCGTCGTCGCCACCTATGCGGAGGATTTCCTCGACGGCGTTACCCTCATGTCGATGCTGGGCGTCGAACCAGAAGGCTTGGTCCACCGCAAGGTTTTGGCTGAGCAAGCCGATGCCGCTTCGAAGAAGAGCAGCAAGAAGGCAACGAAGAAGGCCTCCAAGAAGTCCACCAAGAAGACGACGAAGAAGGCCACGAAGAAAGCCACCAAGAAGGCCACTAAGAAGTCGACCAAAAAGGCTACCAAGAAGGCAACTAAAAAGGCCGCGAAGAAGGCCTAGTTATGTCCGGGCGCAGCAATAGCTTCGTAGTCGTGGCCAACCGGCTGCCGGTGGACCTCGAAACCGCCGCCGACGGCACCCGTGAGTGGAAGGCCTCCCCCGGTGGCCTCGTCACCGCGCTCTCCCCTGTCCTAGAAGAACACCAGGGCTGTTGGGTGGGCTGGCCCGGCGTGGCCGACGAGGCTCCCGAGCCTTTCACCACCGACAACGGCGTCCTGCTTCACCCGGTACGCCTCACAAATGAGGATTTTGAGGCCTTTTACGAGGGTTTTTCCAATGCCACCCTGTGGCCGCTCTATCACGACCTCATCGTCACTCCCATCTATAACCGCGATTGGTGGGACACCTACCGCGAGGTCAACCTGCGTTTTGCCAACGAGGTAGCGGCCGTCGCTGCGGAGAATGCCACGGTGTGGGTGCAGGACTATCAGCTGCAGCTGGTGCCTGGCATCCTGCGCCAGCTGCGCCCCGATCTCACTATCGGTTTCTTCCTCCACATCCCCTTCCCTTCCCCGGATCTCTTCCGCCAGTTGCCGTGGCGTGAGGAGCTGGTGCGGGGGCTTCTCGACGCCAATCTGATCGGCTTCCACCTCGAATCCAACGCCCGCAATTTCTTGGAGCTGGCCCGCACCCAGGGCCTCACAGTAGAAGGCGAGGTCAGCACCCGCGAGGTCACCGCGCACATCGTGACGAATAGCGGTCATTCCGTCGGGGTCGGCGCCTTTCCCATCTCCATTGCAGCGAGTGAGTTCGCTGAGGGTGGCGATACGGGGGACGTTGCCCAGCTCCGCGCTGAGTTGGGCAACCCCGCACACGTCATTTTAGGTGTGGACCGCTTGGATTACACGAAGGGCATCCTGCAGCGCCTCACCGCCTTCGAGGAACTCCTCGAGACCGGGGCGCTGAACCCGGAGAAGGTGACCTTCGTCCAACTGGCTACTCCCTCGCGCGAGCGCATCGATCACTACCGTGCCACGCGCTCGAAGGTGGAGGAAGCTGTGGGCCGCATCAATGGACGCTTCGGGCGCCTCGGTGCGCCGGTGGTGCATTACCAGCACAGCTCCGTCCCGAAAGACGTACTGCGGCGCTACTACCGGCTCGCGGACATCATGCTGGTCACGCCGTTCAAGGACGGCATGAATCTGGTGGCCAAGGAATACGTGGCTTCCCACAGCGATGGCTCCGGCGCGCTCGTGCTCTCCGAATTCGCGGGCGCTGCAGCAGAGCTCACCCAAGCCAACCTGTGCAATCCCTTCGACATCGAGTCCATCAAGCGCGCGCTACTCTCCGCGGTCAAGGCACTGGAGGAATCCCCCGAGACCATGCGCGAGCGCATGACAGCCATGAACCAGCAGGTGCGTCAGCACGATATCGCGCTGTGGTCGCAGTCCTTCCTCGGCGCGTTGGACCAGGAGCAAGCATGACGCGGCGCCGAACAACTGCAGCGCTCACCTCTGTGCTCAGCACTGCGCTGCTCGCGCTTGGGGTGGCCGGGTGCGCTTCCACGGAGGAGGAACCTACCCCACGCGGCGACGATCGCATTGTGGGCAAGGATTGGCAGGTCATCAACCTCTATACATCTCCGGATGCTCCTTCCTCCCTGCCCGCCGATACCGCGCAGGTGCCGCACATGAGCTTCGGTGAACACACCGCCGTGGGCTCAACTGGCTGTGTCTCCTTCACTGCTGAGGTTTCCTTCCACAAGGATGACAAGGCCTCCACGATCTGGGAGGGCGACGTAATGCGAGTGGAGAAAGCCACCTACGAGAGCCCGCCGCGCAGTGCTGATTGCGAGGGCTCGGTGCAGTGGGCCGATTCGCTCATGCGCAACCTCATCGCCGAAGGCCATGAATTTGACTTTGCCCTTAACCCCAACAATCAACTGGTCTTGACGCTGCGCACCGACAAGGTGGATTCCCCCATCATCCGCATGGCCTCACTGTAGCCCTGAAGATTTCAGCGCTAGGGTGGGGACCATGATTGATGCCCTTGCCTCCGCTGAACACCTCGCGGTCGTTTCCGACTTTGATGGCACCTTGGCAGGCTTTGCCCGTAACGCATATGAAGTAAGCCCAGAGCAGCGCTCGCTCGATGCCCTGGCCGCCCTAGCTCAACTCCCGAACACTACCGCCGCGGTGCTCTCTGGCCGGCACCTAGAGGGCCTAAAACAGGTGTGCCCGCTGCGCGAACCGGTGCTTTTTGGCGGCTCACACGGAGCCGAGTCCTCGTGGGAGGATTCCGTCCTCACCCCAGAAATGGAAGCGCACCTGGCTAAGAAGGAAGCAGAGCTCAAGGAGATCATCGCCCGCCACCCCGGCGCGGAATTGGAAATCAAGCCCTTCCAGCGCGTGCTGCACCTGCGCGCATTGGAATTACAGGACCCGGACGCCGCGGCCGCAGCCTATGCGGAAGGCGCGGCGTTGAGCGCCGATGGCTTCCCCAAAACAGAAGGCAAATGCGTCGTCGAGTTCTCCGCAACGCAAGCCACGAAAGGCACGTGGATTGAGGCCCTCCGCCAGCGCGTCGGCGCCACGGCGGTGGTCTTCTTAGGGGATGACACCACCGATGAAGACGGCTTCGCCGTGCTCAACCAGCCGCCAGACCTCGGCGTCAAGGTCGGCGAGGGAGATACGCAAGCCGCTTTGCGTGTGCCCGATATCTGGGCCGTATCCGATTTTCTGGAAGAACTCGCCGCCGCACGCGCGCAGCACAGCGCTTAAGCTCCGGCCGGGGCCACTGTGCGCCCAGGGTGGAAGGTGGTCTCCAACAACACGCGCGGCACCTCGCCGCGCCCCTCGATGAGTCCCGCCAGCATGCGCCCGGCTGCTGCCCCTTTCTCCTTATTCGGTTGCACGACGGTGCTTAGCCCCAGCGCCAGGGCGGGCGCGATCCCGTCGAATCCGGTGACGGACAGCTGCTCGGGAACAGCGATTCCGTGGTCGCGCGCATAAGCCATCACGCCGAGCGCCATCGAATCCGTCGTGCACAACACCGCGGTGAGATCCGGGTACTTAGTCAGCAGCTCCTCCGCGGCCGCATAGGCCGTACGCGGATCATTGATGTGGCGCGTCACCACGGGGATACGCGCGGGATCGAGGCCGGCTTGTGCGAAGACGTCGAGCGCACCCAACACGCGGGAGCGCTGCACGTGCATATCCGCCGCGGCGAGCTGCGCGGCCGTCACTTCGCCGTCGAGACGCTCACGGTGCAGGCGGATGGTGAGGATTCCGATGCGGGTATGGGAGGCGTCGACAAGCGCCTGCGCCGCCGGGGCAATCGCGGCGCGGTCATCGATGCCCACGAAGGGCAAGCCCGAATCCGTGGGCTGGTCGCACACCACCACCGGCAGGCCACGGCGCCGCACGGCATCAAGGTAAGCATCACCCGCCGCCACGGAATAGACCACAAAACCGTCGACCGCCGCCGACCCTACGAGCTGCGCTGCATGGGCGTCATTGGGAGCACCAACGGTATCTGGGCCGGCGGGGATGAGAGTAAGCGTCGTGCTCGCCCCTGCCGAGGCCTCCGCCATGCCGGCGAGGAAATCCACCGAGGCCATGTCCTCGAAGGCATAGGACAGGTGCTCAGTAAGCAGGACGCCCAGCGAACCCTGGCGGCGCGTGCGCAAGCTGCGCGCGGTGGGATCCGGGCCTGTGTAGCCGTGCTCCGCCGCGGCGGCGAGGATGCGCTCCCGGGTGGCAGGCGCCAGCTGGTCCGGCCGGTTGTACGCGTTGGACACCGTGGTGGGCGAAACCCCGAGTTCGGCGGCCAGGGAGGCCAGCGTCGTGCTGCGTTTGGACATGACGGTAAGGTTACCCGTTTTCAACTCATTATCATTTGACAACAATTTTCACTAAAGCGTAGAAATAGGGACATGACCACTTCCCTCTCACGCCGTGCTTTCCGACGTCCCACCGCCCTCCTCTTCGCTGCCACCCTGGGCGCCGCCACGCTGAGCGCCTGCTCCTCCAGCGGCGATAACGCCGACGGCGGTTCGGATGCCGGTTCCGATAAGGAGACAATCCAGGTCGTCGCCTCGACCTCCATCTGGGCTGATGTGGCCCAGGCGGTCGTCAACACCGCGCAGACCGACGTCAACATCGACGTCCACGCCATCGTGAGCGGTAACAGCGTGGACCCACACCATTTCGAGCCCACCGCCGCGGATATCGCCCGCGCCAACGAGGCCGACGTCATCATCGCCGGTGGCGGCGGCTACGACGCATGGCTTTACCAAGCGGTCAAGAACCAAGACCAGATCATTCACGCCCTGCCGCTCACCGCGCATGACCATGGCGATCATGATCATGGAGAACATGAGCATGGCGAGGAACACGACCATGCGCATGACCATGATGAACATGCGCATGACCATGACCACGCTCATGAAGGCGAGACCGTGACCATGGACGAGGCCAAGAAGATCGCCGCCGAGCACCCCGAGCAAATCACCAACATCGATGGCAACGAGCACGTGTGGTACGACGCCGCAGCCATCGAGAAGGTGGCGACCGAAGTGGCCGAGCTCGTTAACGAAACCAACCCAGAAGCCAAGGCCACCGCTGATCCGCTAGTCGAGCGCGTGGAGGGCCTGAAGGCACGCATCGAGAAGCTCCCGCAGCGCAATTACGCGCAGACCGAGCCCATCGCGGACTACATCTTCAAGTACACCGATGCCACTCCGGAGGGTTACCGCAAGGCCACCGTCGCCGAGAGCGAACCCACCGCCGCGGATTTGGCCCGCTTCCTTGAGGACATCAAGCAGGACAAGATCGACCTGCTCATCTTTAACCCGCAGACCGAAACCGACATGACCAAGCGCATCCGCGCCGCCGCCGAGGACAAGAACATCCCGGTGGTAGAGATTGGGGAAACCCCACCGGAGGAGACCAACTTCCTCGACTACTACGAAGAAGTCGTCAACGCACTCGAGGCTGTGTAAGTGCTCATCTCTTTTAAGAATGCCGCAGTAGAACCACTGTGGTCGGACATGAACCTCGCCGTAGACCGCGGCGAGTTCATCGCCGTTTTAGGCCCCAACGGCGTGGGCAAGTCCACGCTGCTGGGAACTATCTTGGGCACCCGCCAGCTGACCGCGGGCAGTGTGGGTGTCACGTGCCGCGTGGGCTTTATCCCGCAGCAAAGAATGTTCCCCCAAGACCTGCCCCTGCGCGCCCGGGATCTCGTGTCACTCTCCCTGGCGCATGGCACGCTGCGTAACCGACGGCCTGCTCGGGGCCGCGTCGATGAGGTCCTCGCCGAAGTTGGCGCCACCGGCATCGCTGACCGCCGCGTGGGCCAGCTCTCCGGCGGGCAGCAACAGCTCATCCGCCAAGCCCAGGCCCTAGCCAACGACCCAGAGCTCATCCTCGCGGACGAACCGCTATTGTCCTTGGACCCGGCGCGACAGCAGGCGACCGTCGCCAAGCTCGACGCCTGGCGGCACGAGCGCGGCACCTCCGTGCTCTTCGTTACCCACGGCATCAACCCGGTACTAGGCGTGGTGGATAAGGTGCTCTACCTCGCGCCCAATGGCCACACCTTCGGCACGGTCGATGAGGTCATGCGTTCTGAGGTGCTCTCGGAACTCTATGGCTCCTCCGTGACCGTCCTCAACGTCGATGGGAGGCTCATCGTTGTCTAAGTTCATCGAGGATACCCACTACCTGCTGGGTGTTGATTTCGTGCAATCCTCACTCATCGCCTGCGCGCTGCTCGGAATCCTCTCCGGAGTGATGACCTCACTTATCGTCCTGCGCCAGATGTCCTTCTCCGTACACGCCACCTCAGAGCTCGCGCTCATGGGCGCGGCCGCGGCTTTGCTGTTCGGCCTCAACATCGGCTTTGGCGCGATTGCTGGCGCCATCGTCGCGGCCATCATCCTGGCGGTGCTGGGGCTCAAGGGCCAGCAAGACAGCGCCATCGGCGTGGTCATGAGCTTTGGCCTGGGCCTCTCAGTGCTGTTCCTGCACCTCTACCCCGGCAACGCCAAGACCGCGATGACGCTCCTGACGGGACAGATCGTCGGCGTTTCTTCCGCGTCGGTGTGGCTGCTCGCCGCCACGACCGCCATCATCGTTGCCGTGGTGGCGTTGTTCTGGCGCCCGCTGCTCTTCGCTTCTGCGGATCCCGTCATGGCCCAAGCCGCCGGCGTGCCGGTGAAGTCCTTGGCGGTCTGCTTCGCCATCCTCGTGGGCCTGACGGCCGCGCAGTCGGTGCAGATCGTCGGTTCCCTTCTCGTCATGGCGCTGCTCATTACCCCGGGCGCAGCGGCGGTACAGATTACATCCTCCCCGCTGCGCGCGGTGGTGTGGTCCACCATCTTCGCGGAGGTCTCCGCCGTGGGCGGCCTGGTCCTCTCCCTGGCGCCGGGCCTGCCCGTCTCGGTCTTCGTCACGAGCATCTCTTTTGTTATTTACCTGGTCTGCCGCGGCATCGGCTGGGCTCGCAGCCGCAAGGCCGTCCGCGACGACGTCGCCGCCCGCCGCGCCTCCCAGGAACACTTCCGCGCCGCCACCGATCGCGCCGACGCCGAGACACACCACACCTCGACGCACGATGAGCACTGCGCGCATCAGGATTAGGCTAGATGCGTGACTTTGGAACGCCGTAGCCTCGAATTACAAGACCGCACCCGCACGTACCTCGTGTACCGCCCGAATGATGACGTCGAGCGCCAGAGAGACCTCCTCCTGTTCTTCCACGGCTCCCTGCAATCCGCGAACGTCATCCGCCGCTTCACTAACGGCACGTTCGATGACCTCGCCACCCGCCACGGCATGCTTGCGGTCTACCCCACCGGCGTGGAACAGCACTTTAACGATGCCCGCGCCACCCTGCCCGTCGCCGCGCGCGAGCTGGGCATCGATGACGTCGCCTTCACGCGCGCCATCCTCGACGAGCTGCGCGCGGAGCAGGAGGTTGGCCGCGTGTTCCTCTGCGGCTTCTCCAACGGCGGGCAGATGGTTATCCGCTTGCTCTTCGACGCCCCCGGGCTTGCCGATGCCGCCTGCGTCTTCGCCTCCACTCTCGGCGCCGGCGCCAACCATGCGCCCACCAATCCGGACTCGGCGTACCAACCCACCCCGGTCATGTTCGTCCACGGCACGGGCGACCGGCTCGCGCCCTATACGGGCGGAACGGCGGGCATTGACCCGAAGCGCACCCGCGGTGCCGTCACCGGCGCGCAGGAGAACGCCGCACGCTTCGCGGAGCTCAACCATGCCGCCGGCCCAGAGCGCACCCACCTTTTCCCCGACACCGTTGTCGACCGCTGGGAGCCGGCAGACGCCACCGGCGCGCCGGTCGAGCTCGTGAGCGTCGAGGGCATGGGCCACGTCATCCCGTCGGGCAACGAGCTGGACCCACGCCTGGGTAAAAACACGGATTCCTTCATCGCTGCCGAGCTCGTGGAGGAATTCTTCGGGCTCTAGACTGCACGTGCGCCCCATCGTGTCTCACTCCACTCAGCCCCAACCTCGGGTCGAGGCCGTTCGTAGGTGAGCGTCGAGAAGCAATAATTGTGGATTACCGACCAGTGCTTTGGCGATTCCTAGACGCTGTTTCATACCGAGCGAAGCATGCTCGCAGGAAACACTGTGGTGCAATGAAAGGCCTACAAGGGATAAAAGATCCTTCAGTTCATCATTCAGTGAACCTTGTTGTAGTGGTCGGCAATGTCGTTGACGATCGCGTAGAGGTCGCGTTCCATCGCGTAGGTTTTCTTTTCTCGCGTACTGACTAATCACACTTGCGACCCGTTGTTATCTAGAGAATTATTACGTCCCAGCGTGATGTTGCACACGTCTGTGCATGTATGTACTCTCGATGTCACGGTTTGCTGGCGAAGATTCTTCAAGTTACCCGCAGCTGAATCTGTACAAGGTGAAAACGGCAGGCAAAGGACCGAGTCGTCCTCGTCTCTAAGCCGTGGAACCCCAATCCTCCAGAACCTTGTATTCGGCACACGCACGCAATCTGAATGTTCAAGATGTGAAGTACTGGCCAGCAACCAAGAAGTAAAGATCGCCATCCAGCTTTCTCCGCCCTGAATCTAGCATCCGGAGGCGTAGAGAAACTCACGCAACGACTGAAACGCCAGCGTCTGTGTCACGTCGCGCAGCTCAAGGAAGAACCCATCTTCTGTAATTTCAACAATCCGCGCACCGGGGATGGCTGCCACAATCGGCGAGTGCGTCACCACGATGAACTGCGCACCCGCCTCCGCGGCGCGATGGATTTCCGCCATGAGCGTCATCTGCCGCACGAGCGAAAGCCCAGATTCCGGCTCGTCGAGGATGTAGAGCCCGCGCCCATCAAAGGAACGCTGCACGACGTCCATGACGGACTCGCCATGCGACATCGCGGTCGAACCAACGTTGTAGTGCGCCTCCGCTCGCAGGAAGTAGCCGTCCTTGGGCGCGGTACCTAGCCGCAGGCTCGCCCACCTCCGGAGGGGATTGATGGGACCGGCGGAGCGCTGCACACCCCATATCCCACCGCGCTCAGGAAAGCCGTACTCGAAGGCAATGCCCTCGGCGAGCGTCGACTTTCCTACCCCGTTGTCCCCGGTCAGCACGGTCACCGGCGCACGCAGGTCCAGTCCTTGGCGTCGCAGCGCCACGAAACCAGGAACGGAGGACACCCACTCAGGTCCGTGGCCGCCGTCCAGCGCGGCATAGGCGTCGACATAGAAGTCTCTCATTCGCCCTCCCCAATAAGAAACGCGGCGGTTCCCAATGGATCGGCAAGGAACTCGCGCGCGGCGTGGACAGCTTCCGTCGCTTCGGGAGCGACGGGCGCAATCCCCTTGTCGCCGAACGCGTAGACGGTCGCGCCTTGCATGCTGAGGAAGACTGGCGAGTGCGTCGCGAGGATGACCTGCGCGCCCTGGGCGGCGAGGCGCTCGAGCTGCGTGACAACCTCGACCTGCCGGGGATAGGACAAGCCGTCTTCCGGCTCGTCGAGAATGATCATTCCGTCAGAATGGAAGCGTCTCTCGACGAGGGCGAGCAGACCCTGGCCGTGGCTGAGAAACGGCAGGTCACTGAGCGGATCGGGATTCTCCGGGCTGTGGATCTGGTGGTGATACTCGCTCAAGTTGAGGAAGGTCTCGCCGCGCAAGAAGTACACGTCGCGCGGGTTGTGCGCCCGCGAGCAGATGAGCCACTCGGGATAGTCCTCGTCGCCGGTGGCAAACCGGGCGTGGCGCGAGCCGCCCTCGGGATTGACGCCAAGCCCCACGGCGATGGCCTCGAGCAGCGTGGATTTTCCGGCGCCGTTATCCCCCACGACGACGGTCACGGGCGTAGGCAAACGCAAGGCGCCGCCGGGCAGCGCTGCGATGAGCACGCCCAGGCGGCGCATGTGTTCCGGCACGCCGGGCAGTCCCTCCCCAATAAGCTCCGGGGCGGGACGCACACTCGTGAGGAACATGGCGACGAAAGCGTGAGCCTACTTCTGGGCCGCGCGACGCTGGCGGGCGAACTCGGAAAGCACCGCACCTGCCGCCACGGAGGCGTTGAGGGATTCAACCCAGTCGGTCATGGGGATGGACATGATGGCATCGCAGTTCTCGCGGACGAGGCGCGAAATGCCTTTGCCCTCAGAGCCGATGACGATGACAACGGGGTCGGTGCCACCGTTGTAAGTATCGAGGGTGTGCTCGCCTCCCGCATCCAGGCCAACAACCTGGTAGCCGGCCTTCTGGAAGTCCTGGACCGTGCGGGTCACGTTGGTCACGCGAGCCACCGGCAAGCGCGCGGCGGTGCCGGCGGAGGTACGCCAGGCCACCGCGGTGACGGAGGCGGAGCGACGCTCTGGGATGATGACACCATGGCCGCCGAAGGCCGCGACGGAGCGGATGACTGCGCCGAGATTGCGCGGGTCGGTGATGTTATCGAGGATGACGAACATACCCGGTTCCTGAGCATCGCGGGCCCGATCCATCAGGTCATGGACGTCAGCATACTTGTACGGCGGGATCTGCAGACCAATGCCCTGGTGCATGCCGTTGCCGGTCATGCGATCCATCTCGTGGCGCTGGACCTCCAGGATCGGGATGTTGCGAGTATTGCACATGGCTACGGCCTCGGAAAGGCGGGCGTCGTTGCGCGTGCCTTGCACGATGTAGAGCGACGTTGCCGGAACCTTGGCGTGGAGGCACTCGATGACCGGGTTACGGCCGACGACCATCTCCGCGGTCTCCTTGTCGTGGCGGCCTGAATTGCGGCGCTCGCGCTCTAGCTTCGCCTTGTGCTTGGCGTGGTAGACGCGGTCCTCCGCCTTAGGCGTGGGGCCCTTGCCAGCCAGTCCCTTGCGGCGCTGACCGCCAGAGCCCTTGGTGGCACCCTTCTTATTCGTCTTGCGGATACCTGCGCCGCCGCGGCCGTGGGTACGTGCCATAATTCTTCTCCTTTGTTGTCCTCGGCTTATGCCAAGGACGGCTAATCCGCCAGGGACCAGGTGGGGCCGTCGGCGGTGTCGGTGATGGTTATACCCGCGGCTGCAAGGCGGTCGCGCACGGCGTCCGCAGTAGCCCAATCCTTTTCTGCGCGGGCGGTGGTGCGACGCTCCAATTCGGCTCGGACGAGGACGTCCAGGGCCGCTTCAGCGCCGCTTTCTTCGCCACTATCTTTCCACTGTTCGTCCAGCGGATCAAAGCCAAGAACCGCAGCCATGGCGCGCACCGCCCCGGCGAGGCGCTTGGCCTCCTCACGGTTGCCTTCACTCAGTGCCTTATTGCCCGCGCGCACGGTGGTGTGGATTTCCGCCAACGCCTTCGGCACAGCGATGTCATCATTCATCGCTTCTTCGAAGGCCGGGGTCCACTCGCCCTTTTCCACGTTTTCGAACTTGCCCACGAAGTCCTCGATGCGGCGGTAGCCGGCCGCGGCCTCGGTCAGCGCTGCCTCGGAGTATTCGAGGACCGAACGGTAGTGCGCAGAGCCCAGGTAGTAGCGCAGCTCCACCGGGCGGACGATCTCCAACATGTTGGCAATGGAGAGCACATTGCCCAAGGACTTCGACATCTTCTCACCGGCCATGGTGACCCAGTGGTTGTGCATCCAGTAGTTGGCGAACTTGTCGCCCGCCGCATGGGACTGCGCGATCTCATTTTCGTGGTGCGGGAACTGCAGGTCCAAGCCACCGCAGTGGATATCGAACTCGCCGCCTAGGTAGTAGGTGGACATGGCGGAGCACTCCAAGTGCCAGCCCGGCCGGCCACGACCCCACGGGGTA
Protein-coding regions in this window:
- a CDS encoding alpha,alpha-trehalose-phosphate synthase (UDP-forming): MSGRSNSFVVVANRLPVDLETAADGTREWKASPGGLVTALSPVLEEHQGCWVGWPGVADEAPEPFTTDNGVLLHPVRLTNEDFEAFYEGFSNATLWPLYHDLIVTPIYNRDWWDTYREVNLRFANEVAAVAAENATVWVQDYQLQLVPGILRQLRPDLTIGFFLHIPFPSPDLFRQLPWREELVRGLLDANLIGFHLESNARNFLELARTQGLTVEGEVSTREVTAHIVTNSGHSVGVGAFPISIAASEFAEGGDTGDVAQLRAELGNPAHVILGVDRLDYTKGILQRLTAFEELLETGALNPEKVTFVQLATPSRERIDHYRATRSKVEEAVGRINGRFGRLGAPVVHYQHSSVPKDVLRRYYRLADIMLVTPFKDGMNLVAKEYVASHSDGSGALVLSEFAGAAAELTQANLCNPFDIESIKRALLSAVKALEESPETMRERMTAMNQQVRQHDIALWSQSFLGALDQEQA
- the otsB gene encoding trehalose-phosphatase: MIDALASAEHLAVVSDFDGTLAGFARNAYEVSPEQRSLDALAALAQLPNTTAAVLSGRHLEGLKQVCPLREPVLFGGSHGAESSWEDSVLTPEMEAHLAKKEAELKEIIARHPGAELEIKPFQRVLHLRALELQDPDAAAAAYAEGAALSADGFPKTEGKCVVEFSATQATKGTWIEALRQRVGATAVVFLGDDTTDEDGFAVLNQPPDLGVKVGEGDTQAALRVPDIWAVSDFLEELAAARAQHSA
- a CDS encoding LacI family DNA-binding transcriptional regulator, coding for MSKRSTTLASLAAELGVSPTTVSNAYNRPDQLAPATRERILAAAAEHGYTGPDPTARSLRTRRQGSLGVLLTEHLSYAFEDMASVDFLAGMAEASAGASTTLTLIPAGPDTVGAPNDAHAAQLVGSAAVDGFVVYSVAAGDAYLDAVRRRGLPVVVCDQPTDSGLPFVGIDDRAAIAPAAQALVDASHTRIGILTIRLHRERLDGEVTAAQLAAADMHVQRSRVLGALDVFAQAGLDPARIPVVTRHINDPRTAYAAAEELLTKYPDLTAVLCTTDSMALGVMAYARDHGIAVPEQLSVTGFDGIAPALALGLSTVVQPNKEKGAAAGRMLAGLIEGRGEVPRVLLETTFHPGRTVAPAGA
- a CDS encoding metal ABC transporter solute-binding protein, Zn/Mn family — encoded protein: MTTSLSRRAFRRPTALLFAATLGAATLSACSSSGDNADGGSDAGSDKETIQVVASTSIWADVAQAVVNTAQTDVNIDVHAIVSGNSVDPHHFEPTAADIARANEADVIIAGGGGYDAWLYQAVKNQDQIIHALPLTAHDHGDHDHGEHEHGEEHDHAHDHDEHAHDHDHAHEGETVTMDEAKKIAAEHPEQITNIDGNEHVWYDAAAIEKVATEVAELVNETNPEAKATADPLVERVEGLKARIEKLPQRNYAQTEPIADYIFKYTDATPEGYRKATVAESEPTAADLARFLEDIKQDKIDLLIFNPQTETDMTKRIRAAAEDKNIPVVEIGETPPEETNFLDYYEEVVNALEAV
- a CDS encoding metal ABC transporter ATP-binding protein is translated as MLISFKNAAVEPLWSDMNLAVDRGEFIAVLGPNGVGKSTLLGTILGTRQLTAGSVGVTCRVGFIPQQRMFPQDLPLRARDLVSLSLAHGTLRNRRPARGRVDEVLAEVGATGIADRRVGQLSGGQQQLIRQAQALANDPELILADEPLLSLDPARQQATVAKLDAWRHERGTSVLFVTHGINPVLGVVDKVLYLAPNGHTFGTVDEVMRSEVLSELYGSSVTVLNVDGRLIVV
- a CDS encoding metal ABC transporter permease encodes the protein MGGSSLSKFIEDTHYLLGVDFVQSSLIACALLGILSGVMTSLIVLRQMSFSVHATSELALMGAAAALLFGLNIGFGAIAGAIVAAIILAVLGLKGQQDSAIGVVMSFGLGLSVLFLHLYPGNAKTAMTLLTGQIVGVSSASVWLLAATTAIIVAVVALFWRPLLFASADPVMAQAAGVPVKSLAVCFAILVGLTAAQSVQIVGSLLVMALLITPGAAAVQITSSPLRAVVWSTIFAEVSAVGGLVLSLAPGLPVSVFVTSISFVIYLVCRGIGWARSRKAVRDDVAARRASQEHFRAATDRADAETHHTSTHDEHCAHQD
- a CDS encoding alpha/beta hydrolase family esterase: MTLERRSLELQDRTRTYLVYRPNDDVERQRDLLLFFHGSLQSANVIRRFTNGTFDDLATRHGMLAVYPTGVEQHFNDARATLPVAARELGIDDVAFTRAILDELRAEQEVGRVFLCGFSNGGQMVIRLLFDAPGLADAACVFASTLGAGANHAPTNPDSAYQPTPVMFVHGTGDRLAPYTGGTAGIDPKRTRGAVTGAQENAARFAELNHAAGPERTHLFPDTVVDRWEPADATGAPVELVSVEGMGHVIPSGNELDPRLGKNTDSFIAAELVEEFFGL
- a CDS encoding ATP-binding cassette domain-containing protein encodes the protein MISQYARKENLRDGTRPLRDRQRHCRPLQQGSLNDELKDLLSLVGLSLHHSVSCEHASLGMKQRLGIAKALVGNPQLLLLDAHLRTASTRGWG
- a CDS encoding AAA family ATPase yields the protein MRDFYVDAYAALDGGHGPEWVSSVPGFVALRRQGLDLRAPVTVLTGDNGVGKSTLAEGIAFEYGFPERGGIWGVQRSAGPINPLRRWASLRLGTAPKDGYFLRAEAHYNVGSTAMSHGESVMDVVQRSFDGRGLYILDEPESGLSLVRQMTLMAEIHRAAEAGAQFIVVTHSPIVAAIPGARIVEITEDGFFLELRDVTQTLAFQSLREFLYASGC
- a CDS encoding AAA family ATPase, which translates into the protein MFLTSVRPAPELIGEGLPGVPEHMRRLGVLIAALPGGALRLPTPVTVVVGDNGAGKSTLLEAIAVGLGVNPEGGSRHARFATGDEDYPEWLICSRAHNPRDVYFLRGETFLNLSEYHHQIHSPENPDPLSDLPFLSHGQGLLALVERRFHSDGMIILDEPEDGLSYPRQVEVVTQLERLAAQGAQVILATHSPVFLSMQGATVYAFGDKGIAPVAPEATEAVHAAREFLADPLGTAAFLIGEGE
- the rlmB gene encoding 23S rRNA (guanosine(2251)-2'-O)-methyltransferase RlmB yields the protein MARTHGRGGAGIRKTNKKGATKGSGGQRRKGLAGKGPTPKAEDRVYHAKHKAKLERERRNSGRHDKETAEMVVGRNPVIECLHAKVPATSLYIVQGTRNDARLSEAVAMCNTRNIPILEVQRHEMDRMTGNGMHQGIGLQIPPYKYADVHDLMDRARDAQEPGMFVILDNITDPRNLGAVIRSVAAFGGHGVIIPERRSASVTAVAWRTSAGTAARLPVARVTNVTRTVQDFQKAGYQVVGLDAGGEHTLDTYNGGTDPVVIVIGSEGKGISRLVRENCDAIMSIPMTDWVESLNASVAAGAVLSEFARQRRAAQK